Part of the Leptolyngbya sp. BL0902 genome, TCGAGCGATAGAACGATCAATTACTGCCACGTTAATTTTATGATCTTGGATATTGTTTTTCTATTTGGTCATCGCCAATATGAACAGAAGTTGATTGCTAAGGTTCTAAGAAAAATCAGGAAAATTATTGAACTAATAGGACCAGAATCTAAACTTTTATCATCTTCAGAGCATCCTTCTAGTTATAGAGGCGTTTTGGGCGATCAATATCTTATTGATCCTAGAATTGTTCGAGGTTTATCGATAGATAGACTTTTTGATCTGGCGCTTGTTCTAGCAAGTAAAAATAAAGACTATGGATTAATTGAAGATCAGGAGTGCCAAGCTTTGATGTCAACCATATCTCGACTAAAAAAACAATTGAAGAATAAATCAATGTCATCCTATCATCGAAGAGTTTGTGAGAATAATCTCTATAAACTCTGGCTTAAGGCGTTAAAAATTAACGATCAGGATCTCAATTTTACTGTTGATGAATTGCAAGCAATCTTTCTCTACTATCAAAGTGTCTGTTTGATTTTTTATTGTATGAAAGAGGCTTTTTACATTTCAGGTCGAATGTCCAGAGAAGTGAGTGAAATATTTTTGAGTCCTCAGTTGACGGCCAATTGCCCAGTGGCACACCCATGAATGACATTAACCTGCCTGCTCAACCTCCAGTCCAAGATCACGTAGGAGATTTCCAGATGATTGAAAATGATTTGCTTCAGTTGAGTTTTGAACAACTTGAAGAAATTAAAAGTCGAGTTAGTCAGATCATTTTGAATAAGCGATCTGCACGAATTTCTTCGGCAATTAAAGACGTGCTTTGCTTGCTTAATACTCATTATCCAGATGTCAATCTATGGGACTTTCTGAATGAACTAGCGGATGTATATCAGGAGTGTGATCTTACAGAAATTTCTGTAGCAGTAGACTTAGAGAAGAATGACGACCTACAACACGAAGGCAAAAATTCTCAAACGACTAACGACTATATGGCGCCTACCACTGCTAATCCTTTTAAGGATGTCGTTAACCATCAGCAATTTAGTGAAACTCCGCAAATTCAATCAGAGCCTTCTGTCAATCTGCCACTTGATACTGCGAGTTTATTGAATCAGCAACATGATGTCCTTCTTCTTCAGGATCCTGATGCATTTTATGAACGATTGAAAACTATTAGAAGTGAGATTTTACAGCACGAAAATGCTCGTTTGTTGTGGTTAACGAATGATGGCAGCCAAAAAACCTCTAGGGTATCAGGAAAGGCTCTTGCTGATCTGCTGCAAGAAACCCTCAAGAAGCTAGATCGTCTCTGTGATTCTGAGACGGAACTAGATATTGAAACCTTGAACCGAGAGGTGTTGCGAATTAGTGAGTGGAGTGAGTTTCACTTAGGTGTTTCTTTACGCAAAGGAACGCTAACTGTGATTACGCCTTTTGCTACTCGGGAACTTGCCTCCTCAGGACAACCATCTATGCTGACCATTGCTGATATGCAAAAACAGGCTGGCAACGGTGATGTGCATATTCCCTTTTCCTATCATCGCTAGATTGATGATGTCTAGATCTCTGCAAAGAATATCAGAAATATAATCTAGAGAACTTCTTCCTTATTAACCTATAAGGAAGAAGTTTTTAAGTCTTGTTGATAAAGCTAACTCGTATCTTTCCTATTCGAAATATTTACAGCATTATGATTAGAAGAAACTAGCCTTAACTACGATGCTTCTCTTTGCTTGAAAGAAAAGCATCGTAGTCGTATTGCTAAACAGGTACTAGGTATTTAATCCATAAATATCAGTACCTGAACCCAATTCTCAGATTTGTAGAATATCCATGTGGCGAGAAAGTAAAAATTGAAGTGCAACTTGATTAGTTGCACTCTCGGAGTGATACTTGTCTGCCCAGTCTCGCACTAATTGATCGAGTTCCTGAAAAGCAGCATCTTTATTTTCAGGAAGAATTCCCAGGGTTTCAATGCCACGCATAACTTCAGGCTCTTCATCAACCCAGGCATACATTCCCTCGAAATAACGAGTTAAATCCTGAATCATCATATGGATCCGGGCCTGTCGATCACGAGGAGAATAATCTGTCTTAGCTAAGATGTAGGCCGATGGCCCTTGAGCTAATTTGACTTCCTGCACTGTGCCAGATTCTAAAAGCCGAAACTTGGCATGTTCGCCTAGCGCATCACTAAAAGCAATGCGTTTTTCTAAAGGTAAGGAAGCCTGCGACTTTTCATGGAGCTCCTTGATGAGAAAATGTAGGTCTTCCTCCTTAATCGCTAAGCATTTGGGAATATTTGTGGTAATACTAGCCTCTATGATCAGACGCTCACTCATGGTTAAGTTGAAGAGCTTGAGTCTTGACTCCCCCGGATGCATGGGAAATTTTTCAGCCCATATATAAGAAAAACCAATGAGATAGGAAGGCTCTACGCTGCCCAGTAAATGTAGAGTTTCTCCATTTTCAACTAAAGCCTCAAACTCGCTGACAATCTCCTTGACTCGACGAGGCTCAACATGATGAAGAAATCCAGTTCTTCTTAAATTTTTTCCTTCTTCTAAATAGGTTAGATAGACTGTGAACTTGGCAGCCATAGAAACGGCATCAATGACACGGCCATAGCGATGACCTAAATTCTTAATCAAGTTCACCACTAGCACAATCAGCAGAAAGTCAATATCGCTAACCTTCATTGCTTTTGCTAGTTGCTGATGATTAATCTTAATCCCGACCATGATGCAACGAACCTCGAAATCAATAAATGTACCCTGGAGAACTGACGCAATAGGATTCTTTTTTGCCCCTTGAGAAGACGACCGTCACTCAAAGTAGCATTCTCGAACTAGACCAATCACCTAAAATAGATTCAGTGGACTTTAGATGATTAGGAAGAGAGAAAACACTACGTTGTGAGTTTAAGACTGCGATTACTCAAGAGTAAAAGCGATGCTCCTTAAATTATACATCCCTAATAGGATAATTGAATACCTTGCATAACGTTTTCATGGTGTTAGTGATGCTCTTGGAATGGAAATATGAAAGGATGATCAGTGTGATTGGTCTTTTGGGGATGGTCTGAAAAGTTTTAAGCTTCACAAAAATCTTAAGGTTTCTTCCTAAAAGTAGTCTAGGGGGAATAAGCATATCGCAATTCTTCCTTTGCAGAGATCTTTGGCTTGGTGAGACGAGCTCTTGAACATAAGGTATGACTATAATTAAAATCTGAAGCTGAAGCTCTTTTTGTGTCTCAGGGAAATGCTTTCTGTTGCATTATTAAAGGGAAATTATCTGTTGTGACAGTAGGCCACTTGAAGCATATTTCTGATTCTTTCAACTGTTATTTTGCAGAGCAATCGCCGTCAAAATATGTAGAATCAGAAGGATTTTCGGAATTCTGAATTCAGCTATTCTATAAAGCTTATTTGCCCTAAAATCATTTCTTTGAGAGTGTTGATATTTTTCCGGCTCATGAATTATAGTCACTTCAATTAAATTTGAAATGGTCGCGGGATTGCTTCACAAGGTTTGTAGCCGATTAAGCTGTCTTATCCTTGTCGGAAACGACCATAAGGATTCTAGGAAAGTGGGTTTTGAAAATAGGGCGGCAGTCTGTTGACCCAGGGTGAATGACTTTTTGGTGGGTGATGATGAGCCAATTTTTTGCCTAGGCACAACAGAATGTTCAGTCTCGCGGAAAAGCAGGCTATAAGCATCATGTAACTTATATCGTGATCTCAGAGGAGTCTGACGCATTTGTGTGTGGCCTTTGTGAGGTTTCTGAGGTGTCAAGATTATGTATCTATAGTTACTTTTAAGTCTCCCTTTATGCCTTTTTGAGATTGAGAAGTGATGACTGCAAAAAACTGCTTCAAGGTGGGCTGCTGTGGAGTAAGCTTTGGGTAAGTAAGGATGATCTTGATTCCCGATGGAAATGCTTCTGTTGTCATTACGCTTGGATAGCCATGCAGTGTCCTCTGATCTGATCTACCTGATATAGCTTCCGCGCAGGTTGGGTTCGGCGAAGGGAAACCCAGCACTTGTTGAGGGTTTAGGCTATGGTGGGATCTGCCCGTCACATCTTGCCACTCACGAGTCATCGGGCTTTGGCTAACCCTGTCGTTGTCCATCATGTCGTTGTTCATCACGATGTACGGTTTGGACTTGGGCTGGACTGCGGCGGTTCATTTCAGTGACCTAGACCTGCTGAACCCGGGTCGAGCGGTCTGTGCGGATGCCCAAAGGGCTGCCCAGTGAAGCCGCCCATCATAGCTCTAAAGCTTTCTTAGGAGATCGTCGGCTTTCCCAGATTCCCCATGGCCAGATGAGTGACTACGGGAATAGACGGGTGGGGAGATCCGCCATGCCCCAGGTAGAACCCGGTTCGCCAGCGCGTTACACTGTTAAAAACCCGTATTTGGGCAGGTTTGGTCTATGAGTATGGAAATTAAAGCTGTGCAAGCCCCCTACTATGGCGATGCCATGTATCGCACGCCGCCCCCAGATTTGCCCTCTCTGCTGCTGAAGGAGCGAATTGTGTATCTGGGGTTGCCCCTGTTTTCGGGGGACGACATCAAGCAGCAGGTGGGCATCGACGTGACTGAACTGATCATCGCCCAGTTGCTCTACCTGCAATTTGACGACCCCGACAAGCCCATCTTCTTCTATATCAACTCCACGGGCACCTCTTGGTACGACGGCAATATGATTGGCTACGATACCGAAGCCTTTGCCATCTGCGACACCATTAATTACATCAAGCCCCCCGTCCACACCATTTGTATTGGTCAGGCGATGGGCTCGGCGGCGGTGATTTTGGCGGCGGGTACCAAGGGCTATCGAGCCAGTTTGCCCCATGCGCGGATTGTGCTGAACCAGCCCCGCAGCGGTGCCCAAGGCCAAGCCACCGACATCGAAATTCGCGCTAAGGAAGTGATCGACAACAAGCGATCCATGATGGAAATTCTGGCCCGCAGCACCGGTAAATCCATGGATGAGGTGATGCGCGATTCCGACCGGATGTTCTACATGAACCCCCAAGAGGCCAAGGAATACGGCATCATTGACCGGGTGCTAGAAAGTCGCAAAGAACTGCCGAAAATGCCTGCCGGAGTTGCCTAATGGGTGGCTGCTTCTTGATGTATTAGGCTCAGCCACCATGCATCAAAAAATGGTTTGAAATGGGTTACATCGTACTAACTCATCCTACCGAAACCGGACTATCAACATTTTCAAAAGCCTACCAAGCCTACGTTGTTTCTCATTAGTGAAGGTTGCAAAAACGCTATGCCCATCGGTACTCCCAAGGTTCCCTATCGTCTTCCCGGCAGCCAATACAGCCAGTGGGTTGATATCTACACCCGCCTCAACCAAGAGCGCATCATTTTTCTTGGTCAAGAAGTCACCGATACCCTGGCCAACTCTATTGTGGCGGCCATGCTCTATCTCGACTCCGACGACAACAGCAAGCCCATCTACCTCTACATCAACTCCCCCGGCGGCTCGGTGACGGCAGGCATGGCTATCTACGACACCATGCAGTACATCAAGTCCGACGTGGTGACGATTTGCCTGGGTCTGGCCGCTTCCATGGGCGCGTTCCTGCTGGCAGCAGGTAGCCCCGGCAAGCGGTTGGCCTTGCCCCACTCCCGGATTATGATCCACCAGCCCATGGGCGGCACCGGACGGCAACGCCTCCAGGCCAGCGACATCGCCATCGAGGCCAAGGAAATCCTGCGGGTGCGCCAGGAACTGAACGAAATGATGGCTCGCCACACGGGCAAACCCATTGAGCAAATCGAAAAAGACACCGACCGCGACTACTTTATGTCGGCCGAAGAAGCCGCTGCCTACGGCCTCATCGACAAAGTGATTGAAGACCGCAATCAGGAACTTGCCACCGCTGCGGCCTCGACGATTTAGTCTGACGATGACCTAGCCTGATAGGGCTGATTGGTTTTGCGATGGGTCTGCGTTTGTCTCAGCCCACCTATCGTCATCTTGAACTAGGGTGCGCTCCTATCTCAGAAAAAAACTGGCTGTTCTAGCTGTGTTTTTTAGGGGCGCACCTTTTTTGTACCCATTTGCTCCTTTGCCCTAGTAGAAAAAAGTGCGCTATTTCCCCTGAAAGTTGGCAGAATAGGGGCGACCTTCACGACTCTGCGTTCCCTAGGCTAGAATCCAGTCACCGGGGCGATTACCAAAGGTAGGATTCCATGGCGGCGGCACACTACTATCGAATTTTGGGTCTGCGCACCGGGGCCGATTTTGAGGCGGTGAAGCTGGCCTATCGTAATTTGGCGCGGCTATATCACCCTGATGTAAATCCGGGGGATCACCTCGCCAAGGAAAAGTTTGTTCAAATTACCCAGGCCTACCAGGCTATTGTCGATGCGCTGCCCGCCGGGGCGTCTAAGGTTAGGCCGCGAACTGCGGCCACAGCAGACTCTCAAACCTCAAAACCTACTCCCCCATCTGCGGCCACTGCGACCCCCTCAACGCCCAGTGCTGCGGTATCCGGTCGTGGGACGACTACTCGATCAGCGACAACGCCCTCAGCTACGCAGAAGAACACGGCCTCAACGCCACCGCCGCCGCCCATTCAGCAGCCCCCCGGTGGATCTAACGCCGACCAAGATTTGAAACAGAGTAGCTTCATTCAGCTTCAAACGTTCCTGCAAAACCAGCGCTACCCTAGGGCCGTCGCTTTGGTGGAAGGCTTGGCCCATCGTTTCCCCAACGACGTAGAAATTCGTCAGTGGCACGCCATTACCTACTACCGCTGGGGGCAGGCCGTCATCGGCGAGGGCAATTTCACCAAGGCATCGGCCTGTCTGAAAAAGGCGGCGCGGTTAGATCCGCTGAATCGTTCGCTGCAAAAATCCCTTCAGCAGGAATGGCAGCGGTTAGCCGAGGCCAGCCAGCGTCCGGTGGTTGGGGGGCGTCGTTAAGGGGTACGGCAAGGGACTGGGCCGTAAGGTTTGTCGCAAAAGATTAGGCCACGGGCTGGGGAACGGCCATTAGGGACTGAGCTTCCGCCAAGTGTTTGACCAGGGTAGCCTTGGGGATTGGGCCTTGCAGGTGATCCCAGGGCAGGGGCTGGTCGGTGGGCCAGGTGTCGTGGACGTAGAAGTCCAAGGGCGGAAGCTGGCCTTTCATGTCCTTAAAGGCGCGTTTGTAGCTGCCGAGGGAGTCGCCGTAGTGGCGCACCTGCTCCAAAAGCGGGGTGAGGCGGCGATCTCCCCTGGAAATGAGGGCTTGGATCACCGACCAGTTGTAGCTTTCGGGGCGAAAGTCTGCGCCGATTTTGCCCAGTTGTTTTTGCAGAAACTTCAGCCGTTTTTCCGCCTCGCGGTTGATGCCATACCACTGGAAGGGGGTGTGGGCCTTGGGTACAAAGGTGCTGCATCCGAGGGTGAGGCGCAGGCCGGGGGCGGCTTTTTTGAGGCGCTGCATCATGGTGGCGGTTTGTTCTAAATCCTCCATGTCTTCACCAGGAATACCCGCCATGCCGTAGAGCTTGAGGGCACTTAGCCCCCCGGCCTTGGCGTTGATGGCGGCGGCTTCGATCTCCTCCGTGGCCAGCTTTTTGTTGACGATCTGGCGTACCCGTTCCGAGCCACTTTCCACCGCAATGGTGACGGATCGGGTGCCGTGGCGGGTGAGGGTTTCCGCTAGTTTGGGGTTGACGGTGTTGGTGCGTACCGAGGCAATGCTGAGCCGGATGTGATCGAACTGGGGCTGGTTGAGGTAGTCCAGCAGGGTATCAAATTCGGGGTGCTGGGTCACAGACGCGCCCAGCAGGCCCAGGCGGTCCGTCACCGCTAGGCCGCGCTCGATGGCGGGGATGAGGGAGCCCTCTAAACTGGCGGTGCGAAAGGGCAAGGTGAGGTAGCTGGCGAGGCAAAAGCGGCACATTTCCGGGCAGCTTCGCACTACTTCCACCATAAAGATGTTTTCCCAAGCGGCCAGGGGCGTCACCACGGTAGAGGTAGACAGCACATTGCCCCGGTAGGTCTGTTTTTGCACCTGGGCGGGGATGCCATCGTCGATGGGTTCCATCGCCACCATCGGCCCAGTGGGGTCATCGTAAATGGGGCGATACAGCGCAGGCACATACACCCCCGGCATTTGGGCGAGGTGGCGCAGCGTTTCGGAGCGAGAAGCCGTTTTCAAAGCGTTGAGCTGATCAAAAAAATCATCCAGCAGGGTTTCGCCATCCCCCAGCAAAATCACGTCGAAAAAAGCGGCAAAGGGCTCTGGGTTGGCCGTCAGCACTGGGCCACCGCCAAACACTAGGGGATGCGTCTCCTCCCGATCTGCTGCATGGATGGGCACATGCAGGTTCTCTAGGTGGGTCAGCACATTGCCGTAGTCCAATTCCCAGGACAGCGAAAACCCCACCACATCGGGCCGAGCGGGCAACGGTTCCTGGTGATCCATAAACAAACGGCTTACCGTTACATCGGCCCGCCGCGCCAGGGTGGCCCACACCACTTGGTAGCCTAGGCTGGTAATGCCGACGCTGTAGGTATTGGGAAAGGCAAAAATGACGGCGAGGGCGTCCTCCGTGGCGGGAGTGGAATCAAACAGCAGGGTTTCGTCGGAGAAGGGAGAATCAGCCACGGGGTCGGTTAGGGATAGCGCCATTTCCTATAGTAAGGGCTATCGCTGGGGGACGAAGACCGTGACAGCCGCGATACGGTGGGCTAGGGTGAGGGCTTTCAAAGATTTATCTGCCAGGTTTTGTCAGTCAATCAGCCCAAGCCCTACCGCGTCCGGGTGTGATGCCTAGCAAAAACTAGAAAACTTGCTGATAATGGGGGGCGATCTCCGATGATTTTCTGAGCCCAAGCCCTGGCTATTGTGTCGTTAAGATGTGTGGTTGCACGGTGTTCGCGGATAGCTTTGCAAAGCTACGATGAAGGCATCGTCGCTACCCTCAGCTAACGCGAATCTCCAAGCTGGTTGAGGAACACTGTATCGGCAGTCGGCCTGTCTCCACAGCGTCGCTGTGTTTTAGCCATGCAACCCCTGCCCCCGTCTCGGCCCAGGCCCCTCCTCACCATTGAGGACGAAACCCTCCGCATTCCGCAACCTGCGGCCCCGGTTGCGCTGGCCGCTGAGGCAGATCGCCCCCGACTCGCAGCCGTGGCCCATCAATCCCTGCGCCAGGGCCTAGATCGATTTCGGCGGGGCCAGTATCCAGAGGCGCTAACTCGTCTACAGCAAGCCCTAGCTGGGTTTCAGCAAGCGGACGACCAACTCAACAGCGCCAAGGCGTTGCTGGTTTTGGCCAGTGCCTACTACCGTTTGGCGGATTACCTCTGGGCCGCTGACTATGGACGCCAATGCCTTAATTTGGCCGAGAAGATGGGCGACCTGTCGTTGCAGCAGCAGGTTTTAGAGCACTTGGGCAACTGCCATCGCCACCTGGGCGATCCGCAAACGGCCCTAGACTATATGGGCCAAAGTCTGCAACTGGCTAAGGACTTGGAGGACACCCCATCAGAAATGCGGGTGCTCAATAATTTGGCTATGATCTACCGGGCTAAGGGGCTCAATCGCCAAGCGGCCACCCTCTACGAAGCTAGCTGGGTGATGGCCAAAAGCCTAGGAGACAAGAAGGTACAACTGCAAGTGCTGCAAAACCTGGGCAATACCTACCAAACTCTCCACCACTACGCCCAGTCCATCGAGTGCTACGAGCGGTTTTTGCAGCTGTACGAGACGACTCCTGACGATGTGGCCAGCAACCAGACAACGCGCCGTGTGCTAACTCAATTAACCCGCGCCAGCCGCGCCATCCAAGACTACAGCCGCGCCATTGTGTATCTTCAGCGCCACCTCGACTTAGCCTGCACCCTGGGCGATGCCAAGGGGTCAGCCCTGCTCATTGATGAACTGAGCCAGTGCTACATTGCCTTGAACCAGGTGCGATCCTTTCAGTCGCCGCCCATGGTGTCTATGGAGTTTAGCCATTGACGCCCTGCCCCCTCCATATCCGTATCGATATCCATATCCGTCGCCCATGCCATATCCGTCCGATGGAGTTGTGGCTATGGCTCAAACGATACCGAGTTTGGGCGGGGTTAGCTAGGATAAATCCTAGGGGAACTCATGGGGTGGCTGATGCAGTCCTAATTTCCTAGCCGTCCTCGCTGACGGCCCTTTCTTAACAGCATGGCTATGGCACACACGGTTCTAACACGATTGGCTTCAGGATCTCTCATTCTGGGTACTTTGCTGGGGGGGTTGCCCCTCTCGCTGCCAAGGGACGGCGGGCGCGTCCTTGGCCCCCAAGCAGCCCTGGCCCAATCTACGCTGGATGAAGCGACGACGGTGCGGGTCTATGACCGCGTCAGTCCGGCGGTGGTGTCGATTCAGACGCGCACAGGAGGAGGCAGCGGCAGCATTGTGGATGCCGATGGCCTGATTCTCACCAATGCCCACGTAGTCGGGAGTGAACGCGTGGTGACGGTACGCCTGACCGATGGGCGCACCTTTCAGGGCGATGTGGTGGGCTATGGAGCCAACCGACTCGATTTGGCTGCTGTGCGCCTGCGGGGCAATCCTCGTAACCTCCCGACCGTAACGATAGCGCCGCCTAATTCGGTGCGGGTGGGCCAAAGTGCCCTGGCCATTGGCAGCCCCTTTGGCCTCCAGGGTACTCTCACGGTGGGTATCGTCAGCCGCATTGACACTGAGCGCAACCTGATTCAAACCGATGCCGCCATCAACCCCGGCAACTCCGGCGGGCCGCTGCTGAACCGAGACGGCCAACTGATTGGCGTCAACACCTCCATTTTCACCACCGGGCAATCGGGGGGCAACGTGGGGATTGGGTTTGCCATTCCCACCGATGCCGTCCAGCAATTCCTGGCCTCGGTGCGGTCGGGGCAGGCAAGCACCACGGCCCAGGGTGGGCGCACCGACCGAGAGCCTGTCGCCATTGCCCTCAACGGCTCCCCCGTCCAGGGAAGGCTCGACAGCAGCAGCAACATCCTCCCCGACGGCAGCTACTACAACCCCTACAGCTTTCAGGGGCAGGCCGGGCAGCGCATTACCATTGATATGGTCAGCAACGAAATTGACGCCTACCTGATTCTGATCTCCGCTGACCACGACGACTTTTTTGTGCAGGATGACGACAGCGGCGGCAACCTCAATGCCCGTCTGTCGGTGCAGTTGCCCCATACCGGAACCTACGTGATTTTGGCCAACGCCTACGCTGAGGGCGAAACTGGGCGTTACCAACTGCGCCTGAGCAGCCGCGACACCGGGGCCACCCCCAGCGTTCCCCAAGGGAGTGGGGCGATTCTGCGCCAGCAGGGCACCCTAGCCCCCGGCGATGCCACCCTCAGCGATGGGTCTCTGTACCAGGAATATCGCTTCCAGGGGCGAGCGGGCCAAACCGTGCGGATTCAGCTCAACAGCGATGTCTTCGACACCTACCTGATCCTGCTGGATGACCAGGGCAATCGCCTCGGCGAAAACGACGACCGCGCCCCCGGCGACACCAACGCAGAACTGGTGGTTACGCTGCCCCGCAATGGCTCCTATCGGGTCATTGTCAATGCCTTTGACCGCACCGGACAAGGGCCTTTTCTGCTGACGGTAGACTAGAATCCTGTCTCTGGCTGGCCTTTTCCCCCTGGCCCTTGGCTCCCAACCCAGCGGCCTGGGCCAAGGGTGAAGCAGGCTGGGTTAGAGTAGGGAAGCGCCAGAATCCTACGGGGTGGTGATGTGTTTCAAGCGAAGGATAGGGCGATGAGGAATAGCCAAAATCAACGCAGATGGCTGCTGCCTGGAGTGGGCGGCTTGGCCTTGGCGATTAGCCTGGGGTGGGGGCATCCCTGGGTGCAGGCCCAAGATACGATTACCCTGCGATCCGACATCCAGGAAGCCAACACCACCACGGGCATCATCACCGCCCGTGGCAACGTCCAGATTGACTACCCCGCCCAGCAAATTCGGGCCACGGCGGCCCAGGCCAACTACTACAGCAACGAGCGGCGCATCGTCCTGAGTGGAAATGTGTTGGTCAATCAGCAGGGCAACACTCTGCGGGCCGAAGTCGTCACCTATCTCATCGATGAGGGGCGTTTTGTGGCAGCCCCTCGCCCCAGCAACCAGGTTGAAACCATTTACCAAATCCCGGCCTCCCAGGCCCCGGCCCTGGCGATCCCAACGCCCACGCCCCCCCGCGTACCACCGACGCCCCCCGCTGCCGTGCTGGAGGTCAGCCCAGTGGAGCGTGGCCCTGGGGCCGATCCCTCCCTTGAGGTCGATACCTTGCCCCTCGGTCGGTAGCGATGGCGGCTTTGGCCCTACCCTTTGCTCGTGGGGCCTATGGGCCTTTGATACAATCACTCCAGACTGCTTTGCCCTTTACTTGCCTAGGCCCTTTGAAAATCGTTCTAGACAATGTGCAAAAAATCTATGGCAAACGCCAGGTGGTGAACCGAGTCAGTTTGTCGGTGGCCCAGGGAGAAATTGTCGGCCTGCTGGGGCCAAACGGGGCTGGCAAAACCACCACCTTCTACATGGCTACGGGGCTCGAACGGCCTAACTACGGCAAGGTTTGCCTCGACCAGATTGACATTACCGATCTGCCCATGCACCAGCGAGCGCGGTTGGGTATTGGCTACTTGGCCCAGGAGGCCAGCATTTTTCGCAACCTCTCCGTGGCCGATAATATTCGCCTCGTGCTGCAACAAACCCGCGTCCCCGTTGAGGAGCACGAGGAACGGCTGCACCATCTCCTCAAAGAATTTCGGCTGGAGAAGGTTGCCAACACCCTGGGCATTCAGGTCTCTGGGGGTGAGCGGCGACGGACAGAGCTAGCCCGATCCCTAGCTTCGGGAGCCGATGGGCCAAAGTTCCTCTTTTTGGATGAACCCTTTGCTGGGGTCGATCCCATCGCCGTGGCCGAAATCCAAGACATCGTGGCCAAGCTGCGGGATCGAGACATGGGCATTCTGATTACCGACCACAACGTGCGCGAAACCCTGCGAATCATCGACCGAGCCTACATCATGAGTGACGGCCAAATCCTCGCCTCCGGCAATGCCGAAGACCTCTACCAAAACCCCCTCGTGCGCGAGCATTACCTCGGCCAGGATTTTTCCCTCTAGGCCCGCCCCCGCCCTGTCTCCCTTGACTGTCGTTCTACCTTTTCCCTGCCATGGCTACGGTCTCGTCTCCGCCCCAATCCCTTGTTCGGCCTCGGCCCTCCTGG contains:
- the lptB gene encoding LPS export ABC transporter ATP-binding protein; amino-acid sequence: MKIVLDNVQKIYGKRQVVNRVSLSVAQGEIVGLLGPNGAGKTTTFYMATGLERPNYGKVCLDQIDITDLPMHQRARLGIGYLAQEASIFRNLSVADNIRLVLQQTRVPVEEHEERLHHLLKEFRLEKVANTLGIQVSGGERRRTELARSLASGADGPKFLFLDEPFAGVDPIAVAEIQDIVAKLRDRDMGILITDHNVRETLRIIDRAYIMSDGQILASGNAEDLYQNPLVREHYLGQDFSL
- a CDS encoding LptA/OstA family protein translates to MRNSQNQRRWLLPGVGGLALAISLGWGHPWVQAQDTITLRSDIQEANTTTGIITARGNVQIDYPAQQIRATAAQANYYSNERRIVLSGNVLVNQQGNTLRAEVVTYLIDEGRFVAAPRPSNQVETIYQIPASQAPALAIPTPTPPRVPPTPPAAVLEVSPVERGPGADPSLEVDTLPLGR